From a region of the Rathayibacter sp. VKM Ac-2804 genome:
- a CDS encoding serine hydrolase domain-containing protein, whose translation MHERPAPSPRPFRGGAPDLSEEVNHALEQGITLRRFSATAWAFGNQNGLIAEGAAGETDPETPEQSVPVTESTLFDLASLTKIVVLWPLIGHLQSTDRINLDDNVQHLLPEVPESLSKVTVLQLLTHTAGLPKDAFPTWLVSRTTDGLRKIDPTIDQSTFLNAVLAAPLEAQPGDRVIYSDRGALILGLIIERTLETSLAAAADRFIWKPLGMFDTRFGPLNSQNRMRAAATVSPAGLHPSLTGIVHDPSARLMGGVAANAGVFSTIHDIARFAQRVVMSHNMNVGLLSSMDSSWTRDSLTVLTKELLPARGLMWHPDPDFSESGTWMHNGYTGTSIWVNPQRNLWAVLLTNRTYSSDALTMARVRREFWSSILRTTLGRTE comes from the coding sequence ATGCATGAGCGACCTGCGCCAAGCCCGAGACCGTTTCGTGGGGGAGCACCCGACCTGAGCGAAGAGGTTAATCACGCTCTGGAGCAAGGCATCACTCTGAGGCGATTCAGCGCCACCGCCTGGGCGTTCGGCAACCAGAACGGGCTGATCGCCGAAGGCGCCGCCGGCGAGACTGACCCCGAGACCCCGGAACAGTCAGTACCGGTCACCGAGTCGACACTGTTCGACCTCGCAAGCCTGACCAAGATTGTGGTTCTGTGGCCTTTGATCGGACATCTTCAATCCACAGACAGGATAAACTTGGACGACAATGTCCAGCACCTGTTGCCTGAAGTGCCGGAATCTCTCAGCAAAGTTACCGTCTTACAGCTTCTAACTCACACTGCGGGTCTCCCCAAAGACGCATTTCCGACATGGCTCGTTTCCCGAACCACCGACGGACTTCGGAAAATCGACCCGACAATCGATCAAAGCACTTTTCTGAACGCAGTGCTCGCGGCCCCTTTAGAGGCACAGCCTGGAGACCGGGTGATATATTCTGATCGCGGCGCTCTGATTCTGGGCCTTATCATCGAGAGAACTCTCGAAACTAGCCTTGCCGCCGCCGCGGACAGATTCATCTGGAAACCGCTCGGGATGTTCGATACGCGCTTCGGTCCATTAAACAGTCAAAATCGGATGCGGGCGGCCGCGACTGTTTCCCCAGCAGGGCTACACCCTAGCCTCACCGGAATTGTTCACGATCCATCGGCGCGACTTATGGGCGGAGTTGCAGCAAACGCGGGAGTATTCTCCACAATCCACGATATTGCGCGATTCGCCCAGAGGGTCGTCATGTCGCACAACATGAACGTTGGCCTTTTGTCAAGCATGGATTCTTCTTGGACTCGCGACAGCCTCACAGTCCTTACCAAGGAGCTTTTACCGGCACGAGGCCTCATGTGGCATCCTGATCCTGATTTCTCAGAATCCGGAACGTGGATGCATAACGGGTATACCGGAACCTCTATCTGGGTCAATCCACAACGGAATCTGTGGGCAGTCCTGCTGACGAATCGGACCTACTCCTCCGACGCACTAACGATGGCTCGAGTCCGTAGGGAGTTCTGGTCGAGCATTCTTCGAACTACTTTGGGCCGAACAGAATAG
- a CDS encoding serine hydrolase domain-containing protein — translation MMSPDERERRARAATGLLVEAVGSGTFPSAVWAWGDRGTTYFEDGLGKPDPTNSSWLASFDTVFDIASLTKIVAVWAPLGFLWSNSKLSLKSTVGSLLEDATGGPLDVVTVEQLLSHTAGLPPRANLKALYGTDPMEIRKGVLRESLHDRPGSTVRYTDRAALIAGYIVEELTSSSLDVAARELIWSRFGMSRTCFGPLSGRALSAAAPTAVDDVTGVHLKGVVHDFSARLLSGVSGISGVFSTVGDMGKFAQSILREDRTSPGFQDWLKLSLSVRTGDLCPSRGLFWHPAKGGSVSTWSHYGFTGTAIWLDFDQDRWAIMLTNKLYFTSSSDEIRRVREQFATILFGPK, via the coding sequence ATGATGTCCCCTGATGAGCGTGAGCGGCGCGCCCGCGCGGCGACCGGGCTGCTGGTTGAAGCCGTTGGGTCGGGTACCTTCCCGTCAGCGGTTTGGGCATGGGGTGATCGTGGCACCACGTACTTCGAGGACGGGTTGGGAAAACCTGACCCGACGAATTCGTCATGGTTGGCAAGTTTCGACACTGTGTTCGATATTGCGAGTCTCACGAAGATAGTCGCCGTCTGGGCACCACTAGGCTTCCTCTGGTCAAACTCGAAGCTGAGCTTGAAATCGACGGTAGGGTCATTACTTGAAGATGCGACCGGCGGCCCACTCGATGTTGTGACGGTCGAGCAGCTTCTTTCTCACACCGCCGGGCTTCCTCCGCGTGCGAATTTGAAGGCTTTGTATGGAACTGACCCGATGGAAATTCGAAAAGGCGTGCTTCGAGAATCTCTTCACGACCGACCTGGATCGACAGTTCGATATACGGATAGAGCTGCCCTGATCGCTGGGTATATTGTTGAGGAACTTACCTCATCCTCGCTCGATGTAGCAGCTCGAGAGCTAATTTGGAGTCGTTTCGGGATGAGTAGGACGTGTTTCGGGCCGCTTAGCGGTCGAGCGTTGTCCGCTGCGGCACCAACAGCAGTAGATGATGTCACTGGGGTTCATTTGAAGGGCGTTGTTCACGACTTCTCTGCCCGGCTTCTTAGCGGAGTGTCGGGAATATCCGGAGTTTTCTCGACCGTCGGCGACATGGGCAAATTTGCTCAATCGATTCTTCGTGAAGATCGCACCTCGCCAGGCTTTCAGGATTGGCTGAAACTATCGCTTTCCGTTCGGACCGGAGACCTCTGTCCGTCGCGAGGGCTGTTTTGGCATCCTGCTAAAGGTGGGTCAGTCTCGACTTGGTCACATTACGGATTTACGGGCACTGCGATCTGGCTAGATTTCGACCAAGATCGTTGGGCGATTATGTTGACAAATAAACTATACTTCACGTCTAGTTCGGACGAGATACGTCGTGTCCGCGAACAATTTGCGACTATTCTGTTCGGCCCAAAGTAG
- a CDS encoding 2'-deoxycytidine 5'-triphosphate deaminase, with amino-acid sequence MILTGHEIKKQLSHGRLVIEPFTADQINPNSYDFRLSDTVLTYDSELLDSRVENSTTSTVIPPSGLRLEPTRVYLASTFEVMGSDHYVPIIRAKSSIARLGLFIHVTADLIDIGSVNRWTLQLHAVQPLIIYPGMLIGQVTFWEPVGGISLYDGKYKGSMSAMASLAYKDFLTS; translated from the coding sequence ATGATCCTGACAGGGCACGAAATTAAGAAGCAACTGAGCCATGGTCGGCTGGTGATTGAGCCCTTCACGGCCGACCAGATCAATCCGAACTCGTACGACTTCCGCCTGAGCGACACAGTATTGACTTACGACTCGGAGTTGCTTGATTCGCGTGTCGAGAATTCCACTACAAGCACGGTAATCCCACCGTCTGGCCTGCGTCTCGAGCCGACGAGGGTTTATCTCGCGAGCACCTTCGAGGTGATGGGGTCAGACCATTATGTCCCTATCATTCGCGCCAAGTCGTCCATCGCGAGACTTGGGCTTTTCATTCATGTTACTGCCGATCTGATCGATATAGGGTCCGTCAATCGGTGGACCCTGCAGTTGCACGCCGTTCAACCTCTCATTATCTATCCTGGGATGCTGATCGGACAGGTCACGTTTTGGGAACCAGTTGGCGGTATCTCCTTGTACGACGGCAAATACAAAGGATCCATGTCAGCGATGGCGTCACTAGCTTATAAGGATTTTCTGACCTCGTGA
- a CDS encoding glycosyltransferase family 4 protein, protein MNILSGIDLPGDLVCGSFMIAQDIYEQSRERGDDVRFFVLKSTAGSPLVAGAIELDVAKSDGSDYVNALRSAIEFQLAGWSPDVIHLHHLAYGMAQALSMLPFSAPRLAFAHGTDVYDAIRDEEARSLAGRIAKSSDQVVFPTVSLVRDAIETGIQLDPRRVVIAPWGVPDAIGQPEYRSLENSKQVIVASRFTANKDIQTVVEAAALLPPEISVSIIGEGRERETLLKIRDDLALEDRVMIEPMMPRVSLWRRMRAATVAVFPTRETEAFGLFGVECQVQGLPVITSDLPVFGEVFGGSVERFRAGDPADLARVITSTVESDTKLRALSAAGLVNARRYQLSSKLKDLLSLSDALVSRK, encoded by the coding sequence GTGAATATTCTGTCAGGAATTGATCTGCCCGGCGATCTCGTCTGTGGGAGTTTCATGATTGCGCAAGACATCTATGAACAATCGAGGGAACGAGGCGATGACGTTCGCTTCTTCGTCCTGAAGTCGACAGCTGGCAGCCCGCTCGTCGCAGGGGCTATCGAGCTAGATGTCGCGAAGTCTGATGGCTCAGACTATGTCAACGCTTTACGAAGTGCGATCGAGTTTCAACTGGCTGGTTGGTCGCCAGATGTCATTCATTTGCACCACCTCGCTTACGGGATGGCCCAGGCGTTGTCGATGTTGCCTTTTTCGGCACCACGATTAGCATTCGCGCATGGCACCGACGTGTACGACGCTATTCGAGATGAAGAGGCCCGGTCGCTTGCAGGCCGTATCGCAAAATCATCGGACCAGGTCGTCTTTCCTACGGTTTCGCTAGTTCGAGATGCAATTGAGACCGGAATCCAATTGGACCCGCGGCGCGTGGTGATCGCCCCCTGGGGAGTACCCGATGCGATCGGGCAACCAGAATATCGATCCCTTGAAAACTCAAAGCAAGTTATCGTTGCCTCGAGGTTTACTGCAAATAAGGACATTCAGACTGTTGTTGAGGCGGCTGCTCTGTTACCTCCCGAGATTTCTGTCAGTATCATTGGCGAAGGAAGGGAGAGGGAAACGCTGTTGAAAATTCGTGACGATTTGGCTCTCGAAGACAGGGTGATGATTGAGCCTATGATGCCTCGAGTGAGTCTTTGGCGACGCATGAGAGCAGCAACAGTCGCTGTGTTTCCAACGAGAGAGACAGAAGCCTTCGGCCTATTCGGCGTCGAGTGTCAGGTTCAGGGTTTACCGGTAATCACGAGCGACCTGCCTGTCTTCGGCGAGGTATTCGGTGGAAGTGTTGAGCGATTTCGGGCTGGCGACCCAGCGGATCTCGCGAGGGTCATCACGAGTACGGTTGAATCTGACACCAAGTTGCGCGCGCTGTCCGCGGCAGGCCTGGTCAATGCTCGTCGTTACCAGCTATCGTCAAAATTGAAGGACCTTCTATCGCTGAGCGACGCACTCGTGAGCCGAAAGTGA
- a CDS encoding cytochrome P450, which yields MRGGALSAPPGTALHEWAWHRDLSGELLPDRLAGIELQNSIRPMIAVARFVAFAAKELHDRPEWRQRIAAESEESGAPRAGRLATAFAQEIRRTAPFVPMLPGWAITDVELDGARLPAGGRVLLDILGTDTDEQSWPRADVFDPERFVGIDDYESVSVFIPHGGADVATGHRCPGEKPAIAGLATAIAALSDPRLRILGSGLSVNRRRLPTKPASGGDVRAADAPARCPFH from the coding sequence GTGAGAGGCGGCGCCCTGTCCGCCCCACCCGGCACCGCGCTGCACGAGTGGGCGTGGCATCGCGATCTGTCGGGGGAGCTGCTGCCGGACCGCCTCGCGGGCATCGAGCTGCAGAACAGCATCCGGCCGATGATCGCCGTCGCCCGGTTCGTCGCCTTCGCCGCGAAGGAGCTCCACGACCGGCCCGAGTGGCGGCAGAGGATCGCCGCCGAGTCGGAGGAGTCCGGCGCGCCGAGGGCGGGCCGGCTCGCGACCGCTTTCGCGCAGGAGATCCGGCGAACGGCGCCCTTCGTGCCGATGCTGCCCGGCTGGGCGATCACGGACGTCGAACTCGACGGCGCCCGACTGCCCGCCGGAGGCCGAGTGCTGCTGGACATCCTGGGCACCGACACGGACGAGCAGTCCTGGCCCCGCGCCGACGTCTTCGACCCCGAGCGCTTCGTCGGTATCGACGACTACGAGTCCGTCTCCGTCTTCATTCCGCACGGCGGAGCGGACGTCGCCACCGGTCATCGCTGCCCCGGGGAGAAGCCGGCCATCGCCGGCCTCGCGACGGCGATCGCCGCGCTCAGCGACCCACGGCTTCGGATCCTGGGCAGCGGGCTGAGCGTGAACCGACGTCGACTGCCGACCAAGCCGGCCTCAGGAGGCGACGTGCGAGCCGCCGACGCACCCGCACGCTGCCCGTTCCACTGA
- a CDS encoding ABC transporter substrate-binding protein — MRAIGAAARPGDSAGCCRAGGAYRCGAGTRYGEAFTGTLDVGRGRMTFADRSRKGAGVVLAVALLSGCGIPSDPDGTLEGVRGQVLTVGATAARDRVSLSAGEEPTGIEPDLVRAFADTLDADVVFVEGSEAELVDLLDRDAIDIAVGGFLEDTPWTDHAGTSLSYAETRSPTGTTDRHVLLVPLGENALLLALDRFLTDQENTR, encoded by the coding sequence TTGCGCGCCATCGGAGCGGCAGCGCGCCCGGGCGATTCGGCCGGCTGCTGCAGGGCGGGAGGCGCGTACCGTTGCGGCGCGGGAACTCGGTACGGTGAGGCCTTCACAGGAACGCTCGATGTCGGGAGGGGGCGGATGACCTTCGCAGATCGCAGCAGGAAGGGTGCGGGTGTCGTGCTCGCGGTGGCGCTGCTGAGCGGCTGCGGGATCCCCTCGGATCCGGACGGGACTCTGGAGGGTGTGCGCGGCCAGGTGCTGACGGTCGGTGCGACGGCGGCCCGGGACCGCGTCTCGCTCAGCGCAGGGGAGGAGCCGACCGGGATCGAGCCGGATCTCGTGCGGGCGTTCGCGGACACGCTCGACGCCGACGTCGTCTTCGTCGAAGGCAGCGAGGCGGAACTGGTCGATCTCCTCGACCGCGACGCCATCGACATCGCGGTCGGCGGGTTCCTCGAGGACACCCCCTGGACCGATCACGCCGGGACGAGCCTTTCCTACGCGGAGACTCGGAGCCCCACGGGGACCACGGACCGGCATGTCCTGCTCGTGCCTCTGGGCGAGAACGCGCTGCTGCTCGCACTCGACCGCTTCCTCACCGACCAGGAGAACACACGATGA
- a CDS encoding cation transporter, producing the protein MSQRRAGHPPRFGRTELPDEQRRALRDATRLEWGTLAFLAVTTTLVFLVLGSSQAMRTAWIEDLLSFLPPIAFLIATRVIRRPPTEKHPYGLHRATAIAHLVAAVSLLVTGGYLLVDSALTLVTAEHPTIGGVQLFGTTIWLGWLMIAVLALTVVPPVLFGRAKLTRAEILHDKVLYADADMNKADWQTAAAAILGILGIGIGWWWADSVAAILIAASITWDGLRNLRSAVSGLIDTRARTYDDSAVHPLADDIDHFLRQQDWISDARSRLRDQGHVFHVEAFIVPREPDHLSVKRLEETRLACSRLDWKVQDLVLVPV; encoded by the coding sequence ATGAGTCAGCGACGTGCCGGTCACCCTCCGCGCTTCGGTCGCACCGAACTCCCGGACGAGCAGCGCCGAGCCCTCCGGGACGCGACCCGGCTGGAGTGGGGCACCCTCGCGTTCCTCGCCGTCACCACCACCCTCGTGTTCCTCGTGCTGGGCAGCTCGCAGGCGATGCGCACGGCCTGGATCGAGGACCTCCTCTCCTTCCTCCCGCCGATCGCCTTCCTCATCGCCACCCGGGTGATCCGTCGCCCCCCGACCGAGAAGCACCCGTACGGGCTACACCGCGCCACGGCGATCGCCCACCTCGTCGCCGCCGTGTCCCTCCTGGTCACCGGCGGATACCTGCTCGTCGACTCCGCCCTCACCCTCGTGACCGCCGAGCACCCCACCATCGGTGGCGTTCAGCTGTTCGGAACCACGATCTGGCTCGGTTGGCTGATGATCGCGGTCCTCGCGCTCACCGTCGTCCCCCCGGTCCTCTTCGGCCGGGCGAAGCTCACGCGCGCAGAGATCCTGCACGACAAGGTGCTGTACGCCGACGCCGACATGAACAAGGCCGACTGGCAGACCGCGGCCGCCGCGATCCTCGGCATCCTCGGGATCGGCATCGGCTGGTGGTGGGCGGACTCCGTCGCCGCGATCCTGATCGCGGCCAGCATCACCTGGGACGGCCTCCGCAACCTCCGCTCCGCCGTGTCCGGCCTCATCGACACCCGAGCCCGCACCTACGACGACTCCGCCGTCCACCCGCTGGCCGACGACATCGACCACTTCCTGCGCCAGCAGGACTGGATCAGCGACGCCCGCTCCCGCCTCCGAGACCAGGGCCACGTCTTCCACGTCGAAGCGTTCATCGTTCCGCGCGAACCGGATCACCTGAGCGTGAAACGGCTCGAGGAGACCCGGCTGGCGTGCAGCCGACTCGACTGGAAGGTCCAGGACCTCGTGCTCGTTCCTGTCTAG